A single window of Mycolicibacterium aurum DNA harbors:
- the murG gene encoding undecaprenyldiphospho-muramoylpentapeptide beta-N-acetylglucosaminyltransferase gives MAVADALTALDPNVRITALGTARGLETRLVPQRGYRLELITPVPLPRKPSADLVRLPLRVRRAVRQTRAVLDGVSADVVIGFGGYVALPAYLAARSARPSRRVPVVVHEANASAGWANKVGARLAQRVLSAVPDPGLGPVEMVGMPVREAITSLDRKALRAEARAHFGFAHDARVLLVFGGSQGAQSLNRAVAGAAEGLAAEGISVLHAHGPKNVLDLPAPRPGDPPYVAVPYLDRMDLAYAAADLAVCRSGAMTVAEVSAVGLPAVYVPLPIGNGEQRLNALPVVQAGGGIIVDDRSLTPEFVAGTVPGMLNDQATLTSMTTAAAMAGHPDAAKRVAEVALEVARSNRDRRAPR, from the coding sequence ATGGCGGTTGCCGACGCGTTGACCGCACTCGACCCGAACGTGCGGATCACCGCCCTGGGCACCGCGCGCGGTCTGGAAACCCGCCTCGTACCGCAGCGTGGATACCGGCTTGAGCTGATCACCCCGGTGCCGCTGCCGCGCAAGCCGTCCGCCGATCTCGTCCGCCTGCCGTTGCGGGTGCGGCGCGCCGTCCGGCAGACGAGGGCGGTGCTCGACGGTGTGTCCGCCGATGTCGTCATCGGGTTCGGCGGTTACGTCGCACTGCCGGCCTACCTCGCCGCCCGCAGCGCCCGGCCCAGCCGGCGGGTCCCGGTGGTCGTGCACGAAGCCAACGCCAGCGCCGGGTGGGCCAACAAGGTCGGGGCCCGGCTGGCCCAACGGGTGCTCTCCGCCGTACCGGATCCCGGTCTGGGTCCCGTCGAGATGGTGGGAATGCCTGTGCGGGAGGCGATCACATCGCTGGACCGGAAGGCGCTGCGGGCCGAGGCGCGCGCGCATTTCGGATTCGCCCACGATGCCAGGGTGCTGCTGGTGTTCGGCGGGTCCCAGGGCGCCCAGTCGCTCAACCGCGCGGTGGCGGGAGCCGCCGAAGGCCTTGCTGCCGAGGGCATTTCCGTACTGCACGCCCACGGTCCGAAGAACGTCCTCGACCTGCCGGCGCCGCGGCCGGGAGATCCTCCCTATGTCGCCGTGCCGTACCTGGATCGGATGGATCTGGCGTATGCCGCGGCTGATCTCGCGGTGTGCCGCTCGGGAGCGATGACCGTTGCCGAGGTCAGCGCGGTCGGGCTGCCCGCGGTGTATGTGCCGCTGCCCATCGGCAACGGTGAGCAACGCCTCAACGCGCTTCCGGTGGTGCAGGCCGGTGGCGGGATCATCGTCGACGATCGTTCTCTCACACCGGAATTCGTGGCAGGCACGGTGCCGGGCATGCTGAACGACCAGGCCACGCTGACGTCGATGACCACCGCGGCCGCGATGGCCGGACACCCCGACGCGGCCAAGAGGGTCGCGGAGGTGGCCCTTGAGGTCGCGCGGAGCAACCGCGACAGGCGGGCACCGCGGTGA
- the murD gene encoding UDP-N-acetylmuramoyl-L-alanine--D-glutamate ligase, with protein MNELADLTGASVLVTGARVTGQAILAALAPLGVRATLTDDSPAALATFAGQGTGVIDPGAAVEQIADFDLVVTSPGFPPTAPVLAAAAAAGIPIWGDVELAWRLDQSGRYGAPRKWLVVTGTNGKTTTTSMLHAMLEAAGRRAVLCGNIGDPVLAVLDHPCELLAVELSSFQLHWAPSLRPEAGVVLNVAEDHLDWHGSMAAYAQDKARALAGRVAVGGLDDAVAAGLLATAPARVKVGFRLGEPAAGEVGVRDGMLVDNAFADGLALVAADTIPVAGPVGVLNALAAAALARAVDVPAGSIAEALATFRVGRHRAEVVAVADGITYVDDSKATNPHAALASVTAYPRVVWVAGGLLKGASIDEMVAAATNRLVGAVLIGQDRDVIGEALSRHAPDVPVVELVTGEDSEVPEKDESAVTRVTRVIPVEAQPVAEAVMAAVVETARGLARPGDTVLLAPAGASFDQFTSYGHRGDTFAAAVRAAIG; from the coding sequence GTGAACGAGCTCGCGGACTTGACGGGCGCGTCGGTGTTGGTGACGGGTGCGCGTGTCACCGGCCAGGCGATCCTCGCCGCGCTGGCGCCGCTCGGGGTCCGCGCGACGCTGACCGACGACAGCCCCGCGGCGCTGGCGACCTTCGCCGGGCAGGGGACCGGGGTGATCGACCCGGGCGCCGCCGTCGAGCAGATCGCCGACTTCGACCTCGTCGTCACCAGCCCCGGCTTCCCGCCCACGGCGCCCGTGCTGGCCGCGGCCGCCGCCGCGGGCATCCCGATCTGGGGTGACGTCGAGTTGGCCTGGCGTCTCGATCAGTCCGGCCGGTACGGCGCGCCCCGGAAATGGCTGGTCGTGACGGGCACGAACGGCAAGACGACGACGACGTCGATGCTGCACGCGATGCTGGAGGCGGCAGGCCGCCGAGCGGTGCTGTGCGGCAACATCGGAGACCCGGTGCTCGCCGTCCTGGACCACCCGTGCGAACTGCTGGCCGTTGAATTGTCGAGCTTCCAGCTGCACTGGGCGCCGTCGCTGCGCCCAGAGGCCGGGGTGGTGCTCAACGTCGCCGAGGACCATCTGGACTGGCACGGGTCGATGGCGGCCTACGCGCAGGACAAGGCACGGGCGCTGGCCGGCCGGGTGGCCGTCGGCGGTCTCGACGATGCCGTGGCCGCCGGGCTGCTGGCCACCGCACCCGCCCGGGTGAAGGTGGGCTTCCGGCTGGGCGAGCCGGCAGCGGGTGAGGTCGGCGTCCGCGACGGCATGCTCGTCGACAATGCGTTCGCCGATGGACTGGCGCTCGTCGCCGCCGACACCATCCCGGTGGCGGGGCCGGTCGGCGTGCTCAATGCGCTCGCGGCGGCCGCGCTTGCGCGCGCAGTCGACGTGCCGGCCGGGTCGATCGCCGAGGCCCTGGCGACCTTCCGGGTGGGCCGGCACCGGGCCGAGGTCGTCGCGGTGGCCGACGGCATCACCTACGTGGACGACAGCAAGGCCACCAACCCGCACGCCGCCCTGGCTTCCGTCACCGCTTACCCGCGGGTGGTCTGGGTGGCGGGCGGCCTCCTCAAGGGCGCCTCGATCGACGAGATGGTTGCCGCCGCGACGAATCGGCTGGTCGGCGCCGTGTTGATCGGACAGGACCGCGACGTCATCGGTGAGGCGTTATCGCGACACGCACCGGATGTCCCCGTCGTCGAGCTTGTGACGGGGGAGGATTCTGAGGTGCCTGAGAAAGATGAGTCAGCTGTTACTCGTGTGACTCGAGTGATTCCGGTGGAGGCGCAGCCCGTCGCCGAGGCGGTGATGGCGGCGGTCGTGGAGACCGCGCGCGGCCTCGCAAGACCCGGCGACACGGTGCTGCTCGCACCGGCAGGTGCGTCGTTCGACCAGTTCACGAGCTACGGCCACCGCGGCGACACGTTCGCCGCGGCCGTGCGCGCCGCCATCGGGTGA
- a CDS encoding UDP-N-acetylmuramoyl-tripeptide--D-alanyl-D-alanine ligase — protein sequence MIELSLAEVADIVGGRLCDVSVEDAARIRVTGTVEFDSRAVTPGGLFLALPGARSDGHTFAATAIAAGAVAVLAARPVGVPAIVVDPVAPEPGSGGTAGVLEHDVDGSGSAVLAALARLAAAVAARLVAGGLTIIGITGSSGKTSTKDLIAAVLAPLGEVVAPPGSFNNELGHPWTVLRAAESTDFLVLEMSARHPGNIAALARIAPPSVAAVLNVGTAHLGEFGSREAIAATKSELPQAVPPSGVVILNADDPVVSAMADVTAARVVRVGRGPEADIRADNVALDPLARASFTLHAGGAAVPVSLAVHGDHQVSNALTAAAIALECGATLEQVAAALGSAGPMSRHRMQVSTRSDGVTIINDAYNANPDSMSAGLKALAWMSRGGAPESRSWAVLGEMAELGDDSITEHDRIGRLAVRLDVSRLVVVGSGRPMSAMLHGAVMEGSWGSEAIPVADADAALALLRAELRPGDVVLVKASNSAGLGALADALADDTGGQDPR from the coding sequence GTGATCGAGCTGTCGCTGGCCGAGGTCGCCGATATCGTGGGCGGCCGCCTCTGTGATGTCTCCGTCGAGGACGCGGCGCGGATCCGGGTCACAGGCACCGTCGAGTTCGACTCGCGGGCCGTGACGCCGGGTGGTCTGTTCCTGGCGCTGCCCGGGGCGCGCTCGGACGGGCACACCTTCGCGGCCACCGCGATCGCGGCAGGCGCCGTGGCGGTGCTGGCGGCCCGTCCGGTGGGCGTGCCGGCGATCGTCGTCGATCCGGTGGCGCCCGAACCCGGCTCCGGGGGAACGGCCGGCGTCCTGGAACACGACGTGGACGGATCCGGTTCGGCAGTGCTCGCGGCACTGGCACGGCTGGCGGCCGCGGTGGCCGCCCGGCTCGTCGCGGGCGGGCTGACGATCATCGGCATCACCGGGTCGTCGGGCAAGACGTCCACCAAGGACCTCATCGCGGCGGTGCTGGCTCCCCTGGGTGAGGTGGTCGCACCGCCGGGGTCGTTCAACAATGAGCTGGGCCACCCGTGGACGGTGCTGCGGGCGGCAGAGTCCACCGACTTCCTCGTGCTGGAGATGTCGGCCCGGCATCCGGGCAACATCGCCGCGCTGGCCCGCATCGCGCCACCGTCGGTTGCGGCCGTGCTCAACGTCGGCACCGCGCACCTCGGCGAGTTCGGCTCCCGAGAAGCCATCGCAGCCACGAAATCTGAACTGCCACAAGCAGTCCCACCATCGGGCGTAGTGATACTGAACGCCGATGATCCAGTCGTGTCGGCTATGGCCGACGTCACGGCCGCACGAGTGGTGCGGGTGGGCCGGGGACCCGAGGCCGACATCCGGGCCGACAATGTGGCCCTGGACCCGCTGGCCAGGGCCAGCTTCACCCTGCATGCCGGCGGCGCCGCGGTCCCGGTGTCGCTCGCGGTCCACGGCGACCACCAGGTCTCCAACGCGCTCACCGCGGCGGCCATCGCGCTGGAATGTGGCGCGACGCTGGAGCAGGTCGCCGCCGCGCTCGGGTCGGCAGGCCCGATGTCGCGACACCGGATGCAGGTCAGTACCCGCAGCGACGGTGTGACGATCATCAACGACGCCTACAACGCCAACCCGGATTCGATGAGTGCGGGGCTCAAGGCGCTGGCGTGGATGAGCCGGGGTGGCGCTCCCGAGAGCCGAAGCTGGGCCGTGCTGGGCGAGATGGCGGAGCTCGGTGACGACTCGATTACCGAGCATGACCGCATCGGCAGATTGGCGGTGCGCTTAGATGTCTCTCGACTCGTCGTCGTCGGATCCGGGAGGCCTATGAGCGCGATGCTGCACGGGGCCGTCATGGAAGGGTCCTGGGGATCTGAGGCCATCCCGGTCGCCGACGCCGACGCTGCCCTGGCGCTGTTGCGCGCTGAGCTGCGGCCCGGTGACGTCGTGCTGGTGAAGGCGTCGAACTCGGCGGGCCTCGGTGCGCTGGCGGATGCGCTCGCCGACGACACGGGCGGGCAGGATCCGCGATGA
- a CDS encoding UDP-N-acetylmuramoyl-L-alanyl-D-glutamate--2,6-diaminopimelate ligase, protein MNLRPSQPVGLRLGALADLVSAAPTSAGAVPDVQVTGVTLRGQDAQAGDLFAALPGQRAHGARYAADAVSRGAVAVLTDQDGVAELAAHGGLDVPTLVHPEPRAALGEVAAAVYGRPSDHLRVIGVTGTSGKTTTTYLVEAGLRAAGRVAGLIGTVGVRIDGRQQPGGLTTPEAPELQALLAAMLEHGVDTVVMEVSSHALTLGRVDGVSFAVGGFTNLSRDHLDFHPTMADYFEAKARLFDPESPIHAAQSVICVDDEWGRAMAARARRPVTVSTTGAADWSVERVLSAEGGVQDFVAVDPAGGRHDLTIGLPGGYNVANCLLAVALLDAVGVSPEQSAPGLRGATVPGRLETVDRGQPFLALVDYAHKPGALQAVLQTLREQCSGRLAVVFGAGGNRDQGKREPMGRVAAELADLVVVTDDNPRDEDPAGIRAAILAGAADSDAEVVEIGDRRAAIGHAVAWARPEDIVLVAGKGHEAGQTSQGRTRPFDDRDELAAALDMLGARRSRL, encoded by the coding sequence ATGAATTTGCGCCCCAGTCAACCCGTCGGTCTGCGCCTCGGCGCGCTCGCCGACCTGGTCTCCGCAGCACCGACGTCGGCGGGCGCGGTGCCGGACGTCCAGGTCACCGGCGTGACGTTGCGCGGTCAGGACGCCCAGGCCGGTGACCTGTTCGCTGCGCTTCCCGGCCAGAGAGCGCACGGCGCCCGCTACGCCGCCGACGCCGTCTCCCGTGGTGCGGTCGCGGTGCTGACCGACCAGGACGGTGTCGCGGAGCTCGCCGCACACGGCGGGCTGGACGTGCCGACCCTGGTGCATCCCGAACCCCGGGCGGCGCTCGGCGAGGTCGCGGCCGCCGTGTACGGCAGGCCCTCGGACCACCTGCGCGTCATCGGTGTCACCGGGACCTCCGGCAAGACCACCACCACCTACCTGGTGGAGGCGGGTCTGCGCGCGGCGGGCCGGGTCGCGGGGTTGATCGGCACAGTCGGTGTCCGGATCGACGGCCGTCAGCAGCCGGGCGGGTTGACCACGCCCGAAGCCCCCGAACTGCAGGCGCTGCTGGCCGCGATGCTCGAGCACGGTGTCGACACGGTGGTGATGGAGGTGTCCAGCCACGCCCTCACGCTCGGTCGGGTAGACGGGGTGTCCTTCGCGGTCGGCGGGTTCACCAACCTGTCGCGCGACCACCTGGACTTTCATCCGACCATGGCCGACTACTTCGAGGCCAAGGCGCGGCTGTTCGACCCCGAGTCGCCGATCCACGCCGCGCAGTCGGTGATCTGCGTCGACGACGAGTGGGGTCGGGCGATGGCGGCGCGGGCTCGCCGGCCGGTGACCGTGAGCACGACAGGTGCAGCGGACTGGAGCGTCGAACGCGTGCTCTCTGCCGAAGGCGGGGTGCAGGACTTCGTCGCCGTCGATCCGGCCGGGGGTCGGCATGATCTGACGATCGGGCTGCCCGGTGGATACAACGTCGCGAACTGCCTGCTCGCCGTCGCCCTGCTGGACGCGGTAGGGGTCTCTCCCGAGCAGTCCGCGCCGGGTCTGCGGGGTGCGACGGTGCCCGGCCGTCTGGAGACGGTGGACCGGGGTCAGCCGTTCCTGGCACTCGTCGACTACGCACACAAACCAGGCGCGTTGCAGGCGGTGCTGCAGACCTTGCGGGAGCAGTGCTCGGGGCGGCTCGCCGTCGTCTTCGGCGCCGGGGGCAACCGTGACCAGGGCAAGCGTGAGCCGATGGGCCGGGTCGCGGCCGAACTGGCCGATCTGGTGGTGGTCACCGACGACAATCCCCGCGACGAGGACCCCGCCGGCATCCGCGCGGCGATCCTGGCGGGGGCGGCGGACAGCGATGCGGAGGTCGTCGAGATCGGGGACCGGCGGGCGGCCATCGGGCACGCTGTGGCGTGGGCCAGGCCCGAAGACATCGTGCTGGTCGCGGGGAAGGGCCACGAGGCCGGCCAGACGAGCCAGGGCCGGACCCGGCCGTTCGACGACCGCGACGAGTTGGCCGCCGCGCTCGACATGCTCGGCGCACGGAGGTCGCGGCTGTGA
- the ftsW gene encoding putative lipid II flippase FtsW, protein MSNILSRLRNRRANPAADQPGTAGQSGPVPLHIPRTRVGAWLGRPMTSFHLIVAVTALLITMGLTMVLSASGVYSYDFEGSPWTVFGKQLLWTAIGLLAFYVALRMPVAVMRRFAFAGFAFSVVLLILVLIPGIGKVANGSRGWFVIAGFSMQPSELAKIALAIWGAHLLAARRMEHASLREMLVPLVPAAVIALGLIVSQPDLGQTLSMGVILLGLLWYAGLPLRVFLSSLGAVLISGAVLAMSAGYRSARVQSWLDPASDAQGAGYQARQARFALANGGVFGDGLGQGTAKWNYLPNAHNDFIFAIIGEELGFVGAVGLLLLFGLFAYTGMRIARRSADPFLRLLTATATLWILSQVFINVGYVVGLLPVTGLQLPLISAGGTSTATTLLMVGIMANAARHEPEAVAALRAGRDDRVNRLLRLPLPAPYVPTRTEALRDRLRKSPTRAKKAPDKKPPRAPRAKAGHPVRSARSSSGYGDGQRKQGRRARALEGQRYG, encoded by the coding sequence ATGAGCAACATCCTCAGCCGACTGCGGAACCGGCGCGCCAATCCGGCCGCCGACCAGCCAGGCACCGCCGGGCAGTCAGGTCCGGTGCCGTTGCACATCCCGCGCACCCGGGTGGGCGCCTGGCTCGGACGGCCGATGACGTCGTTCCACCTCATCGTCGCCGTCACCGCCCTGCTGATCACCATGGGCCTGACCATGGTGCTGTCGGCCTCCGGCGTGTACTCCTACGATTTCGAGGGCTCGCCCTGGACGGTGTTCGGCAAACAGTTGCTGTGGACGGCGATCGGGTTGCTCGCGTTCTACGTGGCGCTGCGCATGCCGGTCGCGGTGATGCGACGGTTCGCATTCGCCGGCTTCGCGTTCTCCGTGGTCCTGCTGATCCTGGTGCTGATCCCCGGAATCGGTAAGGTGGCCAACGGTTCTCGAGGCTGGTTCGTCATCGCCGGGTTCTCCATGCAGCCCTCGGAGCTGGCCAAGATCGCGCTGGCCATCTGGGGTGCCCACCTGCTGGCCGCCCGGCGCATGGAACATGCGTCGCTGCGCGAGATGCTTGTGCCGCTGGTGCCCGCGGCCGTGATCGCGCTCGGCCTGATCGTCTCCCAGCCCGACCTCGGTCAGACGCTGTCGATGGGCGTGATCCTGCTGGGTCTGCTCTGGTACGCCGGGTTGCCACTGCGGGTGTTTCTGAGCTCGCTGGGCGCGGTGCTGATCTCCGGCGCAGTGCTCGCGATGTCGGCGGGCTATCGCTCTGCGCGCGTGCAGTCGTGGCTGGATCCCGCCTCCGACGCCCAGGGCGCGGGCTATCAGGCCCGGCAGGCCCGCTTCGCGCTGGCCAACGGCGGCGTCTTCGGAGACGGCCTCGGACAGGGCACCGCCAAGTGGAACTACCTGCCCAACGCGCACAACGACTTCATCTTCGCGATCATCGGCGAGGAGCTCGGGTTCGTCGGCGCGGTCGGCCTGCTGCTGCTGTTCGGCTTGTTCGCCTACACCGGCATGCGGATCGCCCGCAGGTCCGCCGACCCGTTTCTGCGTCTGCTGACCGCCACCGCCACGCTGTGGATCCTGTCGCAGGTGTTCATCAACGTCGGCTACGTCGTCGGCCTGCTCCCGGTCACCGGCCTGCAGCTACCGCTGATCTCGGCCGGCGGCACCTCGACGGCCACCACGCTGTTGATGGTCGGCATCATGGCCAACGCCGCGCGCCACGAACCGGAGGCGGTGGCCGCGCTGCGGGCCGGCCGCGACGACCGGGTGAATCGTCTGCTGCGCCTCCCGCTGCCCGCTCCCTATGTGCCCACCCGCACCGAGGCGCTGCGGGACAGGCTGCGCAAGAGCCCCACCCGCGCCAAGAAAGCTCCCGACAAGAAGCCGCCCCGCGCACCCCGCGCCAAGGCCGGGCACCCGGTGCGGTCGGCACGGTCCTCCAGCGGTTACGGTGATGGCCAGCGGAAACAGGGCCGACGGGCCCGCGCACTGGAAGGTCAGCGCTACGGGTGA
- the murC gene encoding UDP-N-acetylmuramate--L-alanine ligase, with protein MVGIGGAGMSGIARILLDRGGQVSGSDAKDSRGVVALRARGADIRIGHDPSALDMLPGGPTAVVTTYAAIPKTNPELVEARTRGIPVILRPAVLAKLMTGYTTLMVTGTHGKTTTTSMLVVALQHSGFDPSFAIGGDLAAAGTNAHHGSGSAFVAEADESDGSLLEYSPDVVVVTNIEADHLDFFGTVEAYTAVFDQFVERIRPAGALVVCDDDPGARALGDRSAELGVRVLRYGSSGELDARLDAWTQQGTGATAEITLRGEVTPRTMRLAVPGRHMALNALGALLAAREAGADLDTVLDGLAGFEGARRRFELVGTARGVRVFDDYAHHPTEVRVNLAALRAVTDQAGTGRVIVVFQPHLYSRTETFAVEFGEALSAADEVFVLDVFAAREQPIAGVSGATVADAVSVPVTYVPDFSAVAALVAATVASGDVVVTMGAGDVTLLGNEILTAVQAAAGGPTV; from the coding sequence ATGGTGGGCATCGGCGGTGCCGGCATGTCCGGCATCGCGCGCATCCTGCTCGACCGTGGCGGCCAGGTGTCGGGGTCCGACGCCAAGGATTCACGCGGCGTGGTCGCGCTGCGCGCACGCGGCGCCGACATCCGGATCGGGCACGACCCGTCGGCTCTGGACATGCTGCCCGGGGGGCCCACCGCGGTGGTCACCACCTACGCCGCGATCCCGAAGACCAACCCCGAACTGGTCGAGGCCCGCACCCGCGGCATCCCGGTCATCCTGCGCCCCGCCGTGCTGGCCAAGTTGATGACGGGCTACACCACGCTGATGGTGACCGGCACCCACGGCAAGACGACCACCACCTCGATGCTCGTTGTGGCGTTGCAGCACAGTGGTTTCGACCCGTCGTTCGCCATCGGCGGAGACCTGGCCGCGGCGGGCACCAACGCCCACCACGGCAGCGGCTCGGCCTTCGTCGCCGAGGCCGACGAGAGTGATGGGTCGCTGCTGGAATACAGCCCCGACGTCGTCGTGGTCACCAACATCGAGGCCGACCATCTGGACTTCTTCGGCACCGTCGAGGCCTACACGGCGGTGTTCGACCAGTTCGTCGAGCGCATCAGACCCGCAGGCGCACTGGTGGTCTGCGACGACGATCCGGGCGCGCGGGCACTGGGGGACCGCAGCGCCGAGCTGGGTGTGCGCGTGCTGCGCTACGGAAGCAGCGGCGAGCTGGACGCCCGGCTCGACGCGTGGACACAGCAGGGCACCGGCGCGACCGCCGAGATCACCCTGCGCGGCGAGGTGACTCCAAGGACGATGCGGTTGGCGGTCCCGGGCAGGCACATGGCGCTCAACGCGCTGGGCGCGCTGCTGGCCGCGCGTGAAGCCGGCGCCGATCTCGACACGGTGCTCGACGGATTGGCTGGTTTCGAAGGTGCACGGCGCCGCTTCGAACTGGTGGGGACAGCGCGCGGCGTCCGCGTCTTCGACGACTACGCGCACCACCCGACCGAGGTCCGCGTCAATCTCGCCGCGCTGCGTGCTGTCACCGACCAGGCGGGGACGGGCCGCGTGATCGTCGTGTTCCAGCCCCACTTGTATTCGCGCACCGAGACTTTCGCCGTCGAGTTCGGCGAGGCGCTCAGTGCGGCCGACGAGGTCTTCGTCCTCGACGTCTTCGCCGCGCGTGAGCAGCCCATCGCCGGTGTCAGCGGGGCCACCGTCGCCGACGCGGTGTCGGTACCGGTGACCTACGTTCCCGATTTCTCCGCGGTCGCCGCGTTGGTGGCCGCGACGGTCGCCTCGGGCGACGTCGTGGTCACGATGGGTGCCGGTGATGTCACGCTTCTGGGCAACGAGATTCTGACCGCGGTGCAGGCTGCTGCAGGCGGACCGACGGTGTGA
- the mraY gene encoding phospho-N-acetylmuramoyl-pentapeptide-transferase — protein MRQILIAVAIALTTSILLTPVLIRLFTRQGFGHEIRADGPPSHHKKRGTPSMGGVAILAGMWASYFGTHLVGVLMDGKGPSASGLLVLGLATALGVVGFLDDLIKLRRARNLGLNKTAKTVGILVAAVLFGVLALQFRNADGLTPGSPELSYVREIATVTLAPAVFVLFCVVIVSAWSNAVNFTDGLDGLAAGAMAMVCAAYVLITFWQFRNACATSPGVGCYNVRDPLDLAIIAAATAGACIGFLWWNAAPAKIFMGDTGSLALGGIIAGLSVTSRTEMLAVVLGALFVAEVTSVVVQIMAFRTTGRRVFRMAPFHHHFELVGWAETTVIIRFWLLTAIACGLGVALFYSEWLTTVGA, from the coding sequence ATGAGACAGATCCTCATCGCCGTCGCGATCGCGCTGACCACCTCGATTCTGCTGACCCCCGTGCTGATCCGGCTCTTCACCCGCCAGGGTTTCGGCCACGAGATCCGCGCCGACGGACCGCCCAGCCACCACAAGAAGCGCGGCACCCCGTCGATGGGGGGCGTCGCGATCCTCGCCGGCATGTGGGCAAGCTATTTCGGCACCCATCTAGTCGGTGTGCTGATGGACGGCAAGGGTCCGTCGGCGTCGGGGCTACTGGTGCTCGGACTGGCCACCGCGCTGGGCGTCGTCGGGTTCCTCGACGATCTGATCAAGCTCCGTCGCGCCCGCAACCTCGGGCTCAACAAGACGGCCAAGACGGTCGGCATCCTGGTCGCCGCCGTGCTCTTCGGCGTGCTGGCCCTGCAATTCCGCAACGCCGACGGCCTGACCCCGGGCAGCCCCGAACTGTCCTACGTCCGCGAGATCGCCACGGTCACGCTGGCGCCCGCGGTGTTCGTGCTGTTCTGTGTGGTGATCGTCAGCGCCTGGTCGAACGCGGTGAACTTCACCGACGGGCTCGACGGGCTTGCTGCCGGCGCAATGGCGATGGTGTGCGCGGCCTACGTGCTCATCACGTTCTGGCAGTTCCGTAACGCCTGCGCCACCAGTCCCGGCGTCGGCTGCTACAACGTCCGCGACCCACTGGATCTCGCGATCATCGCCGCGGCGACCGCGGGCGCCTGTATCGGCTTCCTGTGGTGGAATGCCGCTCCGGCGAAGATCTTCATGGGCGACACCGGGTCGCTGGCACTGGGCGGCATCATCGCCGGCCTCTCGGTGACCAGCCGCACCGAGATGCTGGCCGTGGTGCTGGGCGCGCTGTTCGTCGCCGAGGTCACCTCGGTGGTCGTGCAGATCATGGCATTCCGCACCACGGGCCGCCGGGTGTTCCGGATGGCGCCGTTCCACCACCACTTCGAGCTGGTGGGGTGGGCGGAGACGACGGTGATCATCCGGTTCTGGCTGCTGACGGCGATCGCATGTGGTCTCGGTGTCGCGCTCTTCTACAGCGAGTGGCTGACCACCGTCGGTGCGTGA